From a region of the Triticum aestivum cultivar Chinese Spring chromosome 7D, IWGSC CS RefSeq v2.1, whole genome shotgun sequence genome:
- the LOC123170446 gene encoding uncharacterized protein: protein MCSREDRRTTKRPLDPLDREAEHRSEQDLREQAQRKRPLARKGDLDPPPQSWNKQQDRKKEERRRRSQDLQRKDKQHQFCGNRVGDPFAKKPKHKPSGSLALPAQASLALSSSSQGMALAPILVEEADRPECFKCGRIGHFQSQRQFKPLCVLCKEDGHASAYCPSRGKSLMLQTMGHAIPGEGFFCLQFEEEDDEDSGVLGGNAAIISADPGTLSQQILEDELRNLVEGAWVWQVVQISEAEFTVVFPTLDMLWMATRSGKLFLPLNNITTRIRELVWEEPKGEVMPEVWVRLSGVPKKHRREDRLMAAMSMIGRPLVVDELSLIRPGPVRMKIACCAPAKLRGMVKIWFNNIGYNITLEPELKPMRKSGGPPPPNQNNGKGLDGDDKDKEESMDDESIDTEAWDKLGDNGKDGGASNGATAMAVNSVPPPTPSSHPQATAKGGPGSARASNLLSPLVPLVPVVPEADPKGIPVSCEGSGLAVRFSPLSVSVGGSSPSNVLDKTLPLTPAPTTVNLPPEDRADIGWASHASWGFSKRNSGGQANKKTGRKKASRTVPVLEGTSAP, encoded by the coding sequence ATGTGTTCTCGCGAAGACCGGCGCACGACCAAGCGGCCTCTGGACCCGCTGGATCGGGAGGCGGAGCACCGCAGTGAGCAAGATCTGCGCGAGCAGGCGCAACGCAAGCGGCCGCTGGCTCGCAAGGGGGATTTGGATCCTCCTCCGCAGTCGTGGAACAAGCAACAGGATAGAAAGAAGGAGGAGCGAAGGCGTCGGAGTCAAGATCTGCAGCGTAAGGATAAGCAGCACCAGTTTTGCGGCAACCGGGTTGGAGATCCTTTCGCGAAGAAACCAAAGCATAAGCCGTCCGGGTCGCTGGCTCTGCCAGCCCAGGCGTCGCTGGCGCTGTCTTCCTCCTCGCAGGGCATGGCCTTGGCGCCCATCCTGGTCGAGGAAGCGGACCGGCCAGAGTGCTTCAAGTGCGGCCGCATTGGGCACTTCCAGTCGCAACGCCAGTTCAAGCCGCTCTGTGTGTTGTGCAAGGAAGATGGGCATGCTTCTGCTTACTGCCCCTCCCGTGGCAAATCACTGATGCTTCAAACTATGGGCCACGCAATCCCAGGGGAGGGCTTTTTCTGCTTGCAGttcgaggaagaagacgatgaagACAGTGGGGTGCTTGGGGGCAATGCGGCCATCATTTCGGCAGATCCAGGCACCCTCTCTCAGCAGATTCTGGAAGATGAGCTCAGGAACCTTGTCGAGGGGGCTTGGGTCTGGCAGGTTGTGCAAATCTCAGAGGCGGAGTTCACGGTAGTCTTCCCAACCCTGGACATGTTATGGATGGCCACCCGCAGTGGTAAGTTGTTCCTTCCCCTCAACAATATCACAACAAGGATCCGCGAGTTGGTTTGGGAGGAGCCCAAGGGGGAAGTGATGCCGGAGGTGTGGGTGAGGCTCTCGGGCGTGCCCAAGAAGCACCGCCGCGAGGACAGGCTGATGGCTGCCATGTCTATGATTGGCCGCCCTCTGGTGGTGGACGAGCTCTCGCTCATTCGTCCGGGGCCAGTGAGGATGAAGATCGCGTGCTGTGCTCCAGCCAAGCTGCGGGGCATGGTCAAGATCTGGTTCAACAACATTGGATACAACATCACGTTGGAGCCGGAGCTCAAGCCCATGCGTAAGAGTGGAGGCCCGCCTCCTCCTAATCAGAACAATGGCAAGGGTCTTGATGGCGATGACAAAGACAAGGAAGAGAGCATGGACGACGAATCCATCGACACTGAAGCTTGGGACAAGTTGGGCGACAACGGAAAGGATGGCGGTGCTTCTAATGGGGCCACTGCCATGGCGGTGAATTCGGTGCCTCCCCCAACCCCATCCTCGCACCCACAGGCCACGGCTAAGGGCGGGCCAGGCAGTGCTCGCGCCTCTAACTTGCTATCGCCGCTTGTTCCTTTGGTGCCGGTGGTGCCAGAGGCTGATCCTAAGGGCATCCCAGTGTCGTGCGAGGGCTCTGGTCTCGCGGTGCGGTTCTCTCCGCTGTCCGTGAGCGTGGGTGGTAGCTCTCCCTCCAATGTGCTCGACAAGACACTGCCGCTCACACCGGCGCCTACCACTGTCAACCTGCCTCCTGAAGATCGTGCAGACATTGGCTGGGCTAGCCATGCGTCTTGGGGATTCAGCAAGAGGAACTCTGGCGGCCAAGCTAATAAGAAGACAGGCCGCAAGAAGGCGTCCAGGACGGTGCCAGTTCTGGAGGGTACGAGCGCGCCGTAA